The Arachis hypogaea cultivar Tifrunner chromosome 14, arahy.Tifrunner.gnm2.J5K5, whole genome shotgun sequence genome has a segment encoding these proteins:
- the LOC112741684 gene encoding COBRA-like protein 7 isoform X1: protein MAMALHDHVFFYIFVIISAAPLSLSQPQAASSCNGIFLSYTYTSGYRLPPNTSDTADQPYRFTSELTVLNNGLEDLKSWKVFVGFRHREWLVSASNAELADGTGLPAAVGNGTVLEGSEVRDLKTAAETAGDLKQMMVTVDMVGTVFGVAPPNVPMPSTIRLSNEGFICRKPTSQAGNNETHTCCTVDPNSKTNTPTDEQEFPLPQKGGDLSIIYDVTKTYESNYWAEVTVSNNNPIGRLDHWKLSWEWINDEFIYTMKGAYPSNVDSSECIFGSQGEYYKKLDFADVLNCERRPTVVDLPPTRFNDSKLGKVPFCCRNGTLLPPTMDPSKSISRFQMQVFKMPPNINRSHLAPPRNWKISGEELNPEYQCGNPVRVSPSESLDPTGLPSNTSAIASWQILCNITRNTRKSKCCVSFSAFFNESVVPCQTCACGCSAKSERTCSVAEPAVLLPPEALLVPFENRTKMAHTWADRKHLSVPNPMPCGDNCGVSINWHVNTDYRRGWTARITLFNWGETDFADWFVAVEMDKAAPGFEKMYSFNASSLDKVKNTIFMQGKEGLNFLVAEANGSNPKKDPKVPGKQQSVISFRKKNTPGIEVVDGDGFPNKVFFNGEECSLPLVYPSSGFRNEFSFVPMLLLMLLPIIWMWQ from the exons ATGGCCATGGCCTTGCATGACCATGTCTTCTTCTACATCTTTGTCATCATCTCCGCCGCGCCATTATCGCTCTCTCAGCCACAAGCCGCCTCCTCCTGCAACGGAATATTCCTTTCTTACACTTACACCAGCGGCTACCGCCTGCCGCCGAACACGTCCGACACCGCGGACCAGCCATACCGGTTCACGTCGGAGCTGACGGTGCTAAACAACGGCCTAGAGGATCTGAAGTCATGGAAGGTGTTCGTGGGTTTCCGGCACCGAGAGTGGCTGGTTTCGGCGTCGAACGCGGAGCTGGCAGACGGCACAGGGCTCCCTGCTGCCGTCGGAAACGGGACAGTTTTGGAGGGGTCCGAGGTGAGGGACTTGAAGACGGCAGCGGAGACGGCGGGGGACTTAAAACAGATGATGGTAACGGTGGACATGGTGGGGACGGTGTTTGGGGTGGCGCCACCCAATGTTCCCATGCCTTCCACCATTAGGCTCTCTAATGAAGGTTTTATTTGTCGTAAACCCACTTCTCAAG CAGGTAACAATGAGACACATACATGTTGCACAGTTGATCCCAATTCCAAAACAAACACACCCACAGATGAACAAGAATTTCCACTCCCTCAGAAAGGTGGTGACCTTAGCATAATCTATGATGTCACAAAAACATATGAATCCAATTACTGGGCAGAGGTCACAGTTTCAAACAACAACCCCATTGGCCGTCTTGACCATTGGAAACTCAGCTGGGAATGGATCAATGATGAGTTCATATACACAATGAAAGGTGCATATCCATCAAACGTTGATTCTTCTGAATGTATCTTTGGTTCACAAGGTGAGTACTACAAGAAACTTGACTTTGCCGATGTGTTGAACTGCGAAAGAAGGCCAACCGTAGTTGATCTCCCTCCAACAAG GTTCAATGATTCAAAACTTGGTAAAGTCCCATTTTGCTGCAGAAATGGTACATTGTTGCCACCCACAATGGATCCTAGTAAGTCAATTTCAAGGTTCCAAATGCAGGTCTTCAAGATGCCTCCAAACATCAATCGTTCCCACCTTGCGCCACCTAGGAACTGGAAGATAAGTGGTGAGGAACTCAACCCTGAATACCAATGTGGGAATCCTGTTAGGGTGAGTCCTAGTGAGTCTTTGGATCCAACAGGTTTGCCATCAAATACATCTGCAATTGCAAGTTGGCAAATTCTCTGCAACATAACAAGGAACACAAGAAAAAGCAAATGTTGTGTCTCATTTTCAGCTTTTTTCAATGAATCTGTTGTTCCCTGCCAAACATGTGCATGTGGATGCTCCGCGAAGTCAGAGAGGACGTGCAGTGTGGCTGAACCGGCTGTTCTGCTTCCCCCGGAGGCACTTCTTGTTCCATTTGAGAATAGAACAAAAATGGCTCATACTTGGGCTGACAGAAAGCATCTATCAGTGCCTAATCCTATGCCTTGTGGTGATAACTGTGGTGTGAGCATCAACTGGCATGTGAATACAGATTACCGGCGAGGTTGGACTGCAAGGATCACGCTTTTCAACTGGGGCGAAACTGATTTCGCAGACTGGTTTGTCGCAGTGGAAATGGATAAAGCAGCCCCTGGTTTTGAGAAAATGTACTCATTCAATGCTAGTTCATTAGACAAAGTGAAGAACACAATATTCATGCAAGGAAAGGAAGGATTGAACTTCCTTGTAGCCGAAGCAAATGGATCCAACCCAAAAAAAGATCCGAAGGTGCCCGGGAAACAACAATCCGTGAtctcatttagaaagaaaaatactCCTGGAATCGAAGTGGTAGATGGTGATGGATTTCCCAATAAAGTATTCTTCAATGGTGAGGAATGTTCTCTTCCTTTGGTATATCCAAGCAGTGGTTTCAGGAATGAGTTTTCTTTTGTTCCCATGTTGCTCCTGATGTTGTTGCCAATCATATGGATGTGGCAATAG
- the LOC112741684 gene encoding COBRA-like protein 7 isoform X2 has protein sequence MAMALHDHVFFYIFVIISAAPLSLSQPQAASSCNGIFLSYTYTSGYRLPPNTSDTADQPYRFTSELTVLNNGLEDLKSWKVFVGFRHREWLVSASNAELADGTGLPAAVGNGTVLEGSEVRDLKTAAETAGDLKQMMVTVDMVGTVFGVAPPNVPMPSTIRLSNEGFICRKPTSQGNNETHTCCTVDPNSKTNTPTDEQEFPLPQKGGDLSIIYDVTKTYESNYWAEVTVSNNNPIGRLDHWKLSWEWINDEFIYTMKGAYPSNVDSSECIFGSQGEYYKKLDFADVLNCERRPTVVDLPPTRFNDSKLGKVPFCCRNGTLLPPTMDPSKSISRFQMQVFKMPPNINRSHLAPPRNWKISGEELNPEYQCGNPVRVSPSESLDPTGLPSNTSAIASWQILCNITRNTRKSKCCVSFSAFFNESVVPCQTCACGCSAKSERTCSVAEPAVLLPPEALLVPFENRTKMAHTWADRKHLSVPNPMPCGDNCGVSINWHVNTDYRRGWTARITLFNWGETDFADWFVAVEMDKAAPGFEKMYSFNASSLDKVKNTIFMQGKEGLNFLVAEANGSNPKKDPKVPGKQQSVISFRKKNTPGIEVVDGDGFPNKVFFNGEECSLPLVYPSSGFRNEFSFVPMLLLMLLPIIWMWQ, from the exons ATGGCCATGGCCTTGCATGACCATGTCTTCTTCTACATCTTTGTCATCATCTCCGCCGCGCCATTATCGCTCTCTCAGCCACAAGCCGCCTCCTCCTGCAACGGAATATTCCTTTCTTACACTTACACCAGCGGCTACCGCCTGCCGCCGAACACGTCCGACACCGCGGACCAGCCATACCGGTTCACGTCGGAGCTGACGGTGCTAAACAACGGCCTAGAGGATCTGAAGTCATGGAAGGTGTTCGTGGGTTTCCGGCACCGAGAGTGGCTGGTTTCGGCGTCGAACGCGGAGCTGGCAGACGGCACAGGGCTCCCTGCTGCCGTCGGAAACGGGACAGTTTTGGAGGGGTCCGAGGTGAGGGACTTGAAGACGGCAGCGGAGACGGCGGGGGACTTAAAACAGATGATGGTAACGGTGGACATGGTGGGGACGGTGTTTGGGGTGGCGCCACCCAATGTTCCCATGCCTTCCACCATTAGGCTCTCTAATGAAGGTTTTATTTGTCGTAAACCCACTTCTCAAG GTAACAATGAGACACATACATGTTGCACAGTTGATCCCAATTCCAAAACAAACACACCCACAGATGAACAAGAATTTCCACTCCCTCAGAAAGGTGGTGACCTTAGCATAATCTATGATGTCACAAAAACATATGAATCCAATTACTGGGCAGAGGTCACAGTTTCAAACAACAACCCCATTGGCCGTCTTGACCATTGGAAACTCAGCTGGGAATGGATCAATGATGAGTTCATATACACAATGAAAGGTGCATATCCATCAAACGTTGATTCTTCTGAATGTATCTTTGGTTCACAAGGTGAGTACTACAAGAAACTTGACTTTGCCGATGTGTTGAACTGCGAAAGAAGGCCAACCGTAGTTGATCTCCCTCCAACAAG GTTCAATGATTCAAAACTTGGTAAAGTCCCATTTTGCTGCAGAAATGGTACATTGTTGCCACCCACAATGGATCCTAGTAAGTCAATTTCAAGGTTCCAAATGCAGGTCTTCAAGATGCCTCCAAACATCAATCGTTCCCACCTTGCGCCACCTAGGAACTGGAAGATAAGTGGTGAGGAACTCAACCCTGAATACCAATGTGGGAATCCTGTTAGGGTGAGTCCTAGTGAGTCTTTGGATCCAACAGGTTTGCCATCAAATACATCTGCAATTGCAAGTTGGCAAATTCTCTGCAACATAACAAGGAACACAAGAAAAAGCAAATGTTGTGTCTCATTTTCAGCTTTTTTCAATGAATCTGTTGTTCCCTGCCAAACATGTGCATGTGGATGCTCCGCGAAGTCAGAGAGGACGTGCAGTGTGGCTGAACCGGCTGTTCTGCTTCCCCCGGAGGCACTTCTTGTTCCATTTGAGAATAGAACAAAAATGGCTCATACTTGGGCTGACAGAAAGCATCTATCAGTGCCTAATCCTATGCCTTGTGGTGATAACTGTGGTGTGAGCATCAACTGGCATGTGAATACAGATTACCGGCGAGGTTGGACTGCAAGGATCACGCTTTTCAACTGGGGCGAAACTGATTTCGCAGACTGGTTTGTCGCAGTGGAAATGGATAAAGCAGCCCCTGGTTTTGAGAAAATGTACTCATTCAATGCTAGTTCATTAGACAAAGTGAAGAACACAATATTCATGCAAGGAAAGGAAGGATTGAACTTCCTTGTAGCCGAAGCAAATGGATCCAACCCAAAAAAAGATCCGAAGGTGCCCGGGAAACAACAATCCGTGAtctcatttagaaagaaaaatactCCTGGAATCGAAGTGGTAGATGGTGATGGATTTCCCAATAAAGTATTCTTCAATGGTGAGGAATGTTCTCTTCCTTTGGTATATCCAAGCAGTGGTTTCAGGAATGAGTTTTCTTTTGTTCCCATGTTGCTCCTGATGTTGTTGCCAATCATATGGATGTGGCAATAG